GGGACATCTGCCCTTAGAGATAGTAAAAATGGAGATTACTTTGTTAAACTAGCAAAAGAAGAAACTGGTATAGATGTTGATATAGTTACAGGGATAGAAGAATCAAATTTGGGATTTAGAGGTGTTTTAGAAGGTATACAAGAGGATAATGATATTATTGTTATAGATATTGGAGGTGGTTCAACAGAATTTATTATAGGTGATTCAGAAGGGATTAAATTTAATAAAAGTGAAAATGTAGGAGCTCTTAGAATGACAGAGAAATTTTTAAAACATGATATTATTGAAAATGAAGAGTTTGAATCTATGAGTTCATTTATATATGACGAAATAAGTGAGACTTTAAATTACATAAAAGAAAAAGGATTAAAAACTCTTATAGGTATAGGAGGTACAATCACATCATTATCAGCAATGAATCAAGAATTAGAAATTTACTCTATGGAAAAAATACATAACAGTAAGATATGCAAAAAAGAAATAGAAGAAATTCTACAAAAATTAATAAAGATGACATTAAGTGATAAAAAGAACTTAAAAGGGCTACAAGAAAAACGTGCGGATATTATAACTGCTGGTGTAAAAATATTGAATATAATAATGGAAAAATTAGAAATAGAAGAAATAACCGTAAGTGAATACGATAATTTGGAAGGCCTAATATGTCAAAAGTCAAAAAAAATGTATTAATATTTTTTGATATTTGGAACCGATTATGACAAAAAAAATTACTCCTCTTTGTTACAATTCTTAATATAAACAAAAGAGGAGGTTTTTTTATGCAAAGAAGTGTAGCAGTTGTAAAGAGCAAAACTGTAAAACCAAATGTCATAAAATTAATAAGCGGATATATTGATTTTACTACAGCGGCATTCGCTGTAATGGGATTTTTACTTAGTAGGTCTATTATAGTAGACTCTGTAGCTCCTTTAGGAATTGCCTTTTTTATATGTGCATCAAAGATTGATAAGTACAAGATACCTGTATTTATATCAACATTAATAGGAATATTGTTATCATTCAATGATTTTGGAAATGTAGCAAAATATGCTGTATGCCTTACAATATTTATGGCATTAAATAAGAAACTAAAACTATTAGATTCAATTGCCAAAGTGGCGTTTATAGGTGCAATAGTATTACTTCCAATTTCCATGGGACAAGCTTTCTTTTCAAATAGGTGTGTGTATAATCTGCTTGTTGCAGGTGTAGAAGCAATAATAATGTTTATATCTATATATGTATTTTCTTATGGTATAGGTTTGATGGCCAATGTCAACAATAGGATGTCTGTACGGACAGAAGAAGCTATATCAATAAGTTTACTGCTAACCTTTAGTATAATGGGCATAGGAGATATATCTTTGTTTGGAATATCGGTAAGGACCATTTTGTCAACTGTATTTATATTACTGACCTCAATTGTAGGTGGAGCTACCATGGGAGCATCTAGTGGTGTAATTATTGGTGTGGCATCTATTTTAAATAATATGACATCAGCTATTTATATGGGTATATATTCTTTTTCTGGATTAATAAGTGGTGCATTTAATAAAATAAACAAATATTTCTGTATATTAGGATATATTCTAAGTTGGACAATAATATACCTATATACTTCTGGTATTACTTCAAATATGATGCAACTAAGGGATATATTGTTAGGCTGTTTAATTGTGATTGTGTTGCCAGAAAGATTATTCAATAAGATTGAAAAATTAATAAAAAGCAATGTAGCTTCAAATGAAATTGTATACGATTATATCATGAGAAGCAAAAACTTAACAAACAGCCGATTAAATAGTATCTATAAAACTTATGATGACCTTGCAGATACATTTGATAAGATAAGAGAAAAAGATAAAGTGTTAGACCAAAGAGACATAGCTAATGTAATAGATATGATTCATAATGATGAATGTAAAAGTTGTAGTATGAGAAGAATGTGTTGGGAATCAAGATTTAATCATACATACACTATGATATATAATATTCTTGAAAAAATTGAAGAGAAAGGAGAATTAAGTGTAAACGATATACCTAAAAACTTTAGAAAGGAATGTATGAAACCAGAGTCAATAGTTAAAATATCAAATCACTATTATAAAATGTTTGTATTAGATTATGATTGGAGTGTGAAGTTTTCAGAAAGTAGAAAATTAATAGCAAATCAAATAAGAAGTATTTCAAAATCAATTAAATCGCTGTCTCAGGACTTAGAGGGCGATATAATGTTGGATATAGAGAAAGAAAAAAATATATATGAACAATTAGAGCGATATGATATAACTGTTGATAAAGTAAGTTACTTAACAAAGAGTAACAGCGAGTTTGAAATATCAATAGAAAAGAAGACTTGTCACGATGGTTGCATGTGTGAAAATAAAATTGTAGATATAATTTCAGACCTAGTAGGAGAGAATATGTCTGTTAGAAAAATAGGATGTCACTGTTTAGGAGGTAAATGTAAAGCAACATTTGTTAAGTCTCAAAAATATAAAGCTGTTACAGAAGTTTCAGCAATGTCAAGAGATGGGCATATCCTTTGTGGAGACAATTACACATATATGGAGATAAATGATGGTAAATATATGATGGCTATAAGCGATGGTATGGGAAAAGGTAAAAAAGCTTATGAAGAATCTTCTGCTACTATCGAT
This sequence is a window from Clostridioides difficile. Protein-coding genes within it:
- a CDS encoding Ppx/GppA family phosphatase, which gives rise to MKVGAIDIGTNSMRLLIVDYVDGELINRKKFVNTTRIGQGVDNKGYIKEDAIQRNIKALKEFSDKCNDEKCENIYCMGTSALRDSKNGDYFVKLAKEETGIDVDIVTGIEESNLGFRGVLEGIQEDNDIIVIDIGGGSTEFIIGDSEGIKFNKSENVGALRMTEKFLKHDIIENEEFESMSSFIYDEISETLNYIKEKGLKTLIGIGGTITSLSAMNQELEIYSMEKIHNSKICKKEIEEILQKLIKMTLSDKKNLKGLQEKRADIITAGVKILNIIMEKLEIEEITVSEYDNLEGLICQKSKKMY
- the spoIIE gene encoding stage II sporulation protein E, producing MQRSVAVVKSKTVKPNVIKLISGYIDFTTAAFAVMGFLLSRSIIVDSVAPLGIAFFICASKIDKYKIPVFISTLIGILLSFNDFGNVAKYAVCLTIFMALNKKLKLLDSIAKVAFIGAIVLLPISMGQAFFSNRCVYNLLVAGVEAIIMFISIYVFSYGIGLMANVNNRMSVRTEEAISISLLLTFSIMGIGDISLFGISVRTILSTVFILLTSIVGGATMGASSGVIIGVASILNNMTSAIYMGIYSFSGLISGAFNKINKYFCILGYILSWTIIYLYTSGITSNMMQLRDILLGCLIVIVLPERLFNKIEKLIKSNVASNEIVYDYIMRSKNLTNSRLNSIYKTYDDLADTFDKIREKDKVLDQRDIANVIDMIHNDECKSCSMRRMCWESRFNHTYTMIYNILEKIEEKGELSVNDIPKNFRKECMKPESIVKISNHYYKMFVLDYDWSVKFSESRKLIANQIRSISKSIKSLSQDLEGDIMLDIEKEKNIYEQLERYDITVDKVSYLTKSNSEFEISIEKKTCHDGCMCENKIVDIISDLVGENMSVRKIGCHCLGGKCKATFVKSQKYKAVTEVSAMSRDGHILCGDNYTYMEINDGKYMMAISDGMGKGKKAYEESSATIDILEKMIDAKIKDEIVIDTINNMLLLKSSEEMFSTLDLGILDLKRGSLETIKMGACSTYIKREDGEVDLISSSSLPVGILSDVKIDRKNVKVKEGDYVIMVSDGIVDAGRNNNLGDNWLIYFLKNIETTNPKEISNLILDRALELQALQIEDDMTVLVTKICTK